In the Caballeronia sp. LZ062 genome, one interval contains:
- a CDS encoding DUF427 domain-containing protein: protein MSTDLNHGQEARRIEIKPNSRRCRVIHQGVTFADTHASMTLIETGHENVHYFPRADVNMARLERSTHTSHCPFKGEATHYHLLTEDGPVENAAWSYESPFDAALQIKGYLAFYPSRVDRIDETA, encoded by the coding sequence ATGAGCACGGACCTGAATCACGGACAAGAGGCGCGCCGCATCGAGATCAAGCCGAACAGCCGGCGCTGCCGCGTGATCCATCAGGGCGTCACGTTTGCGGACACCCATGCGTCCATGACGCTCATCGAAACGGGGCACGAGAACGTTCACTATTTCCCGCGCGCGGATGTCAACATGGCGCGGCTCGAACGCTCCACACACACTTCTCACTGCCCGTTCAAGGGCGAGGCCACGCACTACCATCTGCTGACCGAAGACGGTCCCGTGGAAAACGCCGCGTGGAGCTACGAAAGCCCGTTCGACGCCGCTCTGCAGATCAAGGGCTATCTGGCGTTTTATCCGTCGCGCGTCGATCGTATCGACGAGACGGCTTAG
- a CDS encoding cysteine hydrolase family protein codes for MPRRALIVIDVQNEYVNGNLPIEFPDVNVSLANITRAMDAADAHGVPIVVVQNFAPATAPIFARGSKMAELHESVAARPRAHYVEKALPSAFAGTDLGDWLNAHDIDTIVVAGYMTHNCDDSTVRHAVHAGLSVEFLTDATGAVPYENRAGRASAEEIHRVFTVVMQSRFAAVLTTDEWIAALETGEAPPRDSIYASNQRARAR; via the coding sequence ATGCCGCGCCGCGCCCTGATCGTCATCGACGTGCAGAACGAGTATGTCAACGGCAATCTGCCGATCGAATTTCCCGATGTGAACGTGTCGCTCGCCAATATCACGCGCGCGATGGACGCGGCGGACGCGCACGGCGTGCCGATTGTCGTCGTGCAGAACTTCGCGCCCGCGACCGCGCCGATCTTTGCGCGCGGCTCGAAAATGGCGGAGTTGCACGAGTCGGTGGCGGCGCGGCCTCGCGCGCACTACGTCGAGAAGGCGCTGCCGAGCGCGTTTGCCGGCACCGATCTGGGCGACTGGCTGAACGCGCACGACATCGACACCATCGTGGTCGCCGGCTACATGACACACAATTGCGACGACTCCACGGTGCGGCACGCGGTGCATGCGGGGCTGTCCGTGGAGTTCCTCACCGATGCCACCGGCGCCGTGCCCTACGAGAATCGCGCGGGGCGGGCGAGCGCCGAAGAGATTCACCGCGTGTTCACGGTCGTCATGCAGTCGCGCTTCGCTGCGGTCCTGACCACGGACGAATGGATCGCGGCGCTCGAAACCGGCGAGGCGCCGCCGCGCGATAGCATCTACGCGTCGAACCAGCGGGCGCGTGCGCGTTGA
- a CDS encoding response regulator, whose translation MRILLVEDDRMIAEGVRKALRADGFAVDWVQDGEAALTAVAGEAYDLMLLDLGLPKRDGLDVLKTLRARANALPVLIVTARDAIADRVKGLDAGADDYLVKPFDLDELGARMRALIRRHAGRGESLVRHGNLTLDPVGHQVTLAGSPVALSAREFALLEALMARPGAVLSKSQLEEKIYGWGEEIGSNTVEVYIHSLRKKLGADLIRNVRGLGYMVAKDA comes from the coding sequence ATGCGAATCCTGCTAGTCGAAGATGACCGGATGATCGCCGAGGGCGTGCGCAAGGCGCTGCGCGCGGACGGTTTCGCGGTCGATTGGGTGCAGGACGGCGAGGCGGCGCTCACGGCCGTCGCCGGCGAAGCCTACGATCTCATGCTGCTCGATCTTGGCCTGCCGAAGCGCGACGGCCTCGACGTGCTCAAGACACTGCGCGCCCGCGCGAACGCGCTGCCGGTGCTGATCGTCACGGCGCGCGACGCCATTGCGGATCGCGTGAAGGGCCTCGACGCCGGCGCGGACGATTATCTCGTCAAGCCGTTCGATCTCGACGAACTCGGCGCCCGGATGCGCGCGCTGATCCGCCGTCACGCGGGCCGGGGCGAATCGCTCGTGCGCCATGGCAATCTGACGCTCGATCCGGTCGGTCATCAGGTGACGCTCGCCGGTTCGCCCGTTGCGCTCTCGGCGCGCGAGTTCGCGCTCCTCGAAGCGTTGATGGCGCGCCCCGGCGCGGTGCTTTCGAAGAGCCAGCTCGAAGAGAAGATCTACGGCTGGGGCGAAGAGATCGGCAGCAACACCGTCGAGGTGTACATCCACTCGCTGCGCAAGAAGCTCGGCGCCGATCTCATTCGCAACGTGCGCGGCCTCGGCTACATGGTCGCGAAGGACGCCTGA
- a CDS encoding efflux RND transporter periplasmic adaptor subunit, which produces MRFERVPFHLVSAATAAILLAACGQKQSAPPPQTPEVGVVTIQPSSVPVTTELPGRTSAYLVAQVRARVDGVVQRREFTEGSIVKAGQRLYKIDPAPYIAQLNNAKASLAKAQANLATTTAQANRYKVLVAANAVSKQDYDNAVASQGQAAADVAAGKAAVDTAAINLGYTDVVAPVTGQVGISQVTPGAYVQASQATLMATVQQLDPMYVDLTQSSLDGLKLRRQIQQGRLTTSGPNAAKVSLVLEDGRVYAEKGKLQFTDVTVDPTTGSVTVRAIFENKDRVLLPGMFVRARIEEGVNPSAIVVPQIGITHDQKGTPTALVVGADNKVALRQLVTSGTYGQNWVVDSGLAAGDRVIVQGVDKVRPGMEVKTVPAQLPAAPAAGASQASDAQAAQPASSAQPASAASGA; this is translated from the coding sequence ATGCGCTTCGAAAGGGTTCCGTTTCACCTCGTCAGTGCCGCGACGGCTGCCATCCTGCTGGCGGCGTGCGGACAAAAACAATCGGCGCCGCCGCCGCAGACGCCCGAAGTCGGCGTCGTGACGATCCAGCCGAGCAGCGTGCCGGTCACGACCGAACTGCCGGGCCGCACGAGCGCGTATCTCGTCGCGCAGGTGCGGGCGCGCGTGGACGGCGTCGTCCAGCGCCGGGAATTCACGGAAGGCAGCATCGTCAAGGCGGGCCAGCGGCTCTACAAGATCGATCCGGCGCCCTACATCGCGCAGTTGAACAACGCGAAGGCGTCGCTCGCTAAGGCGCAGGCGAATCTCGCAACGACGACCGCGCAGGCGAATCGCTACAAGGTGCTGGTCGCGGCGAACGCAGTCAGCAAGCAGGACTACGACAACGCGGTCGCCTCGCAAGGCCAGGCCGCCGCCGACGTGGCCGCCGGCAAGGCAGCGGTGGATACCGCGGCGATCAACCTCGGCTACACGGATGTCGTGGCGCCCGTGACGGGCCAGGTCGGCATCTCGCAGGTCACGCCGGGCGCTTACGTGCAGGCGAGCCAGGCCACGCTGATGGCGACCGTCCAGCAGCTCGACCCGATGTACGTCGACCTCACGCAATCGAGCCTCGACGGTCTCAAGCTGCGCCGCCAGATTCAGCAAGGCCGTCTCACGACGAGCGGCCCGAACGCTGCGAAAGTCTCGCTCGTGCTCGAAGACGGCCGCGTCTATGCGGAAAAGGGCAAGCTGCAGTTCACCGACGTGACCGTCGATCCGACCACCGGCTCCGTCACGGTCCGTGCAATCTTCGAGAACAAGGACCGCGTGCTCTTGCCCGGCATGTTCGTGCGGGCGCGCATCGAGGAAGGCGTGAATCCGAGCGCCATCGTCGTGCCGCAGATCGGCATCACGCACGACCAGAAGGGCACGCCGACGGCGCTCGTCGTCGGAGCCGACAACAAGGTCGCGCTGCGCCAGCTCGTGACGTCCGGCACCTACGGTCAGAACTGGGTGGTCGATAGCGGCCTTGCCGCCGGCGATCGCGTGATCGTGCAGGGCGTCGACAAGGTGCGTCCGGGCATGGAAGTCAAGACCGTGCCCGCGCAACTGCCCGCAGCGCCCGCAGCCGGAGCGTCGCAGGCGAGCGATGCGCAGGCCGCGCAGCCCGCCTCGTCCGCGCAGCCCGCGTCTGCTGCGTCGGGCGCGTAA
- a CDS encoding YadA-like family protein — translation MTKIIEAICNDKPKSNRGIVIGASAVAAVLAYAGPASASVMCLSDANGTYNYGSNTAANGSNCTSWVTGLSGPYAILDNGSPAGHSALALTSGKAAFYLNSSGSMASNVMTATASGSNVLLSGLAAGEVSSTSLDAVNGSQLFGLASSTASALGGGASANADGSVSAPSYALTNANSINGTTGAANNVGSAFQTVDNALGKLNTAVAQNTTDIANMSTQINNGTIGLVQQDATTRNITVAKNTDGTTVDMTGTAGTRTVTGVTAGQLNATSTDAVNGSQLYATNQNVAQNTTDIANMSTQINNGTIGLVQQDATTRNITVAKNTDGTTVDMTGTAGTRTVTGVTAAQLNATSTDAVNGSQLYATNQNVAQNTTDIANMSTQINNGTIGLVQQDATTRNITVAKNTDGTTVDMTGTAGTRTVTGVTAAQLNATSTDAVNGSQLYATNQAVAQNTTDIAKNTSDINNIVNQFNNGAMGLVQQDPTTRVITVAKNTDGTVVDMTGTGGTRTVTGVTAAQLNATSTDAVNGSQLYATNQNVAQNTADIASLSTTVTQNTANIAQNSADIAKNTADIANLNTNVAQNTVDIAKNTTDISNINQQISSGNVGLVKQDATTRNITVAKDNDGTVVDMTGTQGARTVTGVAAGTLSADSLDAVNGSQLYATNQNVASLTQQINNVAAASSAFASQNTDSPAVASGANSTAMGNGSKATGNNSVAIGSGSVADEDNTVSIGSAGNERRLTNVAPGVNGTDAANMNQLNAVQNSVNATARQAFAGVAAAMAMPNLTPSQPGKTVVAAGVGNYKGYTAMGLGATYRSRDSRWLVNAAASITPHGDTGVRGQVGYEF, via the coding sequence ATGACGAAAATCATTGAAGCAATTTGCAACGATAAACCGAAGTCGAACCGCGGAATCGTGATCGGCGCGAGCGCCGTTGCCGCCGTGCTGGCCTATGCGGGCCCCGCCTCTGCAAGCGTCATGTGTCTGAGCGACGCAAACGGTACGTATAACTATGGTTCGAATACCGCTGCGAACGGCAGTAACTGCACTAGCTGGGTTACCGGTCTGAGCGGACCGTACGCAATTCTGGACAACGGCAGTCCGGCCGGTCACTCCGCGCTGGCCTTGACGTCAGGCAAGGCGGCGTTTTATCTGAATAGCAGCGGCTCCATGGCGAGCAACGTGATGACCGCGACGGCCTCGGGCTCGAACGTGTTGCTGAGCGGACTTGCGGCTGGTGAGGTGTCAAGCACGAGCCTCGACGCCGTCAACGGTTCGCAACTGTTCGGGCTCGCGAGCTCGACCGCCTCGGCGCTGGGCGGCGGCGCCTCGGCGAACGCCGACGGTTCTGTTTCCGCTCCGAGCTACGCGCTGACCAACGCCAACTCGATCAATGGCACCACCGGTGCCGCGAACAACGTCGGATCGGCGTTCCAGACGGTTGACAACGCACTCGGCAAGCTGAACACGGCCGTTGCGCAAAACACGACCGATATTGCCAACATGTCGACCCAGATCAACAACGGTACGATCGGTCTGGTGCAGCAGGACGCGACGACGCGCAACATTACCGTCGCGAAGAACACGGACGGCACGACCGTCGACATGACGGGCACGGCAGGCACGCGCACGGTGACGGGCGTGACGGCGGGTCAGTTGAACGCGACGAGCACCGACGCGGTCAACGGCTCGCAGCTCTATGCAACGAATCAGAACGTTGCGCAGAACACGACTGATATTGCCAACATGTCCACCCAGATCAACAACGGCACGATCGGTCTGGTGCAGCAGGACGCGACGACGCGCAACATCACGGTCGCGAAGAACACGGACGGCACGACCGTGGACATGACGGGCACGGCAGGCACGCGCACGGTGACGGGCGTAACCGCTGCGCAGTTGAACGCGACCAGCACCGACGCGGTCAACGGCTCGCAACTCTATGCAACGAATCAAAACGTTGCGCAGAACACGACTGATATTGCCAACATGTCCACCCAGATCAACAACGGCACGATCGGTCTGGTGCAGCAGGACGCGACGACGCGCAACATCACGGTCGCGAAGAACACGGACGGCACGACCGTAGACATGACGGGCACGGCAGGCACGCGCACGGTGACGGGCGTAACCGCTGCGCAGTTGAACGCGACCAGCACCGACGCGGTCAACGGCTCGCAGCTCTACGCCACGAATCAGGCCGTTGCGCAAAACACGACCGATATTGCCAAGAACACGTCCGACATCAACAACATCGTCAACCAGTTCAATAACGGCGCGATGGGCCTGGTGCAGCAAGACCCGACGACGCGTGTCATCACCGTCGCCAAGAACACCGACGGCACCGTGGTCGACATGACGGGCACCGGCGGCACGCGCACGGTGACGGGCGTGACGGCTGCGCAGTTGAACGCGACGAGCACCGATGCCGTGAACGGCTCGCAACTCTATGCGACCAATCAGAACGTGGCGCAAAACACGGCCGATATCGCCAGCCTCAGCACGACCGTCACGCAGAACACCGCGAACATCGCTCAGAACAGCGCCGACATCGCCAAGAACACCGCGGACATCGCCAACCTGAACACCAATGTCGCGCAGAACACGGTCGACATCGCGAAGAACACGACCGATATCAGCAACATCAATCAGCAGATTTCGAGCGGCAACGTCGGTCTGGTGAAGCAGGACGCGACCACGCGCAACATCACGGTCGCCAAGGACAACGACGGCACGGTCGTCGACATGACGGGCACGCAAGGCGCGCGTACGGTGACGGGCGTCGCCGCCGGCACGCTCTCCGCCGACAGCCTCGACGCGGTCAACGGTTCGCAGCTCTACGCCACGAATCAGAACGTCGCGAGCCTCACGCAGCAGATCAACAATGTCGCGGCTGCCAGCTCGGCGTTCGCATCGCAGAACACCGACTCGCCGGCCGTCGCATCGGGTGCGAATTCGACTGCGATGGGCAACGGTTCGAAGGCAACGGGCAACAACTCGGTCGCAATCGGCAGCGGTTCCGTCGCCGATGAAGACAACACGGTGTCCATCGGTTCGGCCGGTAACGAACGTCGCCTGACCAACGTCGCACCGGGTGTCAACGGCACGGACGCAGCTAACATGAACCAGTTGAACGCGGTTCAGAACAGCGTCAACGCCACGGCGCGCCAGGCGTTCGCAGGCGTCGCGGCGGCGATGGCCATGCCGAACCTCACGCCGAGCCAGCCGGGCAAGACGGTGGTCGCGGCAGGCGTCGGCAACTACAAGGGTTACACGGCAATGGGCCTCGGTGCGACGTATCGCTCGCGCGACAGCCGCTGGCTCGTGAACGCCGCTGCATCGATCACGCCGCACGGCGATACCGGTGTGCGCGGTCAGGTCGGCTACGAGTTCTAA
- a CDS encoding TetR family transcriptional regulator gives MVRRTKEEAQETRNRILDAAERVFYEKGVSRTSLADIAQAAGVTRGAIYWHFANKGDLFNAMFERSLLPLDELVEATLDGKEPDPLARVREIFIWCMRNITEDEKRRRVFDILFLKCEFVEEMGPVRERQQNNMRDGMERIARALRNAIDKAQLPAALDVRRATTLLHALFTGILHDSLMMPDSVDPAKDAEALIDACFDALRASPALLTTERV, from the coding sequence ATGGTCAGACGAACCAAGGAAGAAGCGCAGGAGACGCGCAACCGCATTCTCGACGCCGCCGAGCGCGTTTTTTATGAAAAAGGCGTCTCGCGCACGTCGCTCGCGGACATCGCGCAGGCGGCAGGCGTGACGCGCGGCGCGATCTACTGGCATTTCGCTAACAAGGGCGACCTGTTCAACGCCATGTTCGAACGCAGCCTGCTCCCGCTCGACGAACTCGTCGAAGCCACGCTCGACGGCAAGGAGCCGGACCCGCTCGCGCGCGTCCGCGAAATTTTCATCTGGTGCATGCGCAACATCACCGAGGACGAGAAGCGCCGGCGCGTCTTCGACATCCTGTTTCTGAAGTGCGAGTTCGTCGAGGAAATGGGGCCGGTGCGCGAGCGCCAGCAAAACAACATGCGCGACGGCATGGAGCGCATCGCGCGGGCGCTGCGCAACGCCATCGACAAGGCGCAGCTCCCGGCGGCGCTCGACGTGCGCCGCGCTACCACGCTCTTGCACGCGCTTTTCACGGGCATCCTGCACGATTCGCTGATGATGCCCGATAGCGTCGATCCCGCCAAAGACGCCGAAGCGCTCATCGACGCCTGCTTCGACGCGCTGCGCGCCAGTCCCGCTCTGCTCACGACCGAACGCGTCTGA
- a CDS encoding ATP-binding protein, producing the protein MRSIRRQLLVWLLALVIVGVGFAGWLIYRQALAEANELFDYQLQQIAAALPSEPFSSVLSSRSETDEGVVIQIWNRNGVLMYYSHPRVPLAPHAELGFSTETTPRGEWRVYSAIVGDNVVQLAQPLSIRNRVAAGVAWRTLWPLVLLLPLLGLAIWVIVGRGLAPLQRVTRALDSRHPEALDPLSDQRLPQEVRPLVRALNALLARLSTALDTQKAFVADAAHELRTPLAAVKIQAQLVARADDDAARREALTDLNEGIARATRLAEQLLALARSEPDTQVARAPVDLCALLGECVRGYVLVAQDRGVDLGIERSEPATVKGDADALRVMFNNLIDNATKYTPVGGRVDVSIKVQEGHPVVEIADTGPGIPAAERERVFGRFYRVGQNADRERTDVAGSGLGLAIVRRIADRHGFSIALAESPAGGLLVRIVC; encoded by the coding sequence ATGCGGTCGATTCGCCGCCAGCTTCTCGTCTGGCTGCTCGCGCTCGTGATCGTGGGCGTGGGCTTCGCCGGATGGCTCATCTACCGGCAGGCGCTCGCCGAAGCCAACGAACTCTTCGATTACCAGCTGCAGCAGATCGCGGCGGCGCTGCCTTCGGAGCCGTTTTCGTCGGTGCTGAGTTCCCGCAGCGAGACGGACGAAGGCGTCGTCATCCAGATCTGGAACCGCAACGGCGTGCTGATGTACTACTCGCATCCGCGCGTGCCGCTCGCGCCGCATGCCGAACTGGGCTTTTCCACCGAGACGACGCCGCGCGGCGAATGGCGCGTGTATAGCGCGATCGTCGGCGATAACGTCGTACAGCTCGCGCAGCCGCTTTCGATCAGAAACCGCGTGGCGGCAGGCGTTGCATGGCGCACGCTATGGCCGCTCGTGCTGTTGTTGCCGTTGCTCGGGCTCGCGATCTGGGTGATCGTCGGGCGCGGACTCGCGCCGCTGCAACGCGTGACGCGCGCGCTCGATTCGCGGCATCCCGAGGCGCTGGACCCGCTGTCGGACCAGCGTCTGCCGCAGGAAGTGCGGCCGCTCGTGCGCGCGCTGAACGCGCTGCTCGCGCGGCTTTCCACGGCGCTCGACACGCAAAAAGCCTTCGTCGCCGATGCCGCGCATGAACTGCGCACGCCGCTCGCCGCCGTGAAGATTCAGGCGCAGCTCGTCGCGCGCGCCGACGACGACGCCGCGCGCCGCGAGGCGCTCACCGATTTGAACGAGGGCATCGCGCGTGCGACGCGGCTCGCGGAGCAGTTGCTCGCGCTCGCGCGGTCGGAGCCGGACACGCAGGTCGCGCGGGCGCCTGTCGATCTGTGCGCGCTGCTCGGCGAGTGCGTGCGCGGTTATGTGCTCGTCGCGCAGGACCGGGGCGTCGATCTCGGCATCGAGAGAAGCGAGCCTGCGACCGTCAAAGGCGACGCAGACGCGCTGCGCGTCATGTTCAACAATCTCATCGACAACGCCACCAAGTACACGCCGGTCGGTGGGCGCGTGGATGTCTCAATAAAAGTACAAGAAGGACATCCGGTCGTGGAGATCGCCGACACGGGACCGGGCATTCCGGCAGCCGAGCGCGAGCGCGTCTTCGGCCGCTTCTATCGCGTGGGGCAAAACGCGGACAGGGAGCGCACCGACGTGGCGGGCAGCGGATTGGGACTCGCCATCGTCCGGCGCATCGCCGACCGCCACGGTTTTTCCATCGCTCTTGCAGAATCGCCGGCTGGCGGTTTGCTCGTTCGAATCGTTTGCTGA
- a CDS encoding carboxypeptidase regulatory-like domain-containing protein: MKSKTGKLAAMLLATALTAPLASGAWAQQPADAANPASAGTSDTGSAGNANGGGLPQVQQQGDVSYTSGGVGLDESRALLREQAHWPLSLRFTGPTADYLSGVTVRIVGGMGGEVLNTESMGPYMLVKLPPGSYTVYAKYKDQEKKQSVNVSGPGKAKAAFHWTIQ; encoded by the coding sequence ATGAAGAGCAAAACGGGCAAATTAGCGGCGATGCTATTGGCGACGGCATTGACCGCGCCACTCGCGAGCGGCGCTTGGGCGCAGCAGCCTGCCGACGCGGCCAATCCGGCCAGCGCCGGCACGAGCGATACCGGCAGCGCCGGCAATGCCAACGGCGGCGGCCTGCCGCAAGTTCAGCAACAAGGCGACGTCTCGTACACGTCGGGCGGCGTCGGTCTCGACGAATCGCGCGCACTGTTGCGCGAACAGGCGCACTGGCCGCTGTCGTTGCGCTTCACGGGACCGACCGCGGATTATCTTTCGGGCGTGACCGTGCGCATCGTCGGCGGAATGGGTGGCGAAGTGCTGAACACCGAATCGATGGGACCGTACATGCTCGTCAAGCTGCCGCCGGGCAGCTACACCGTGTACGCCAAGTACAAGGATCAGGAAAAGAAGCAGTCCGTCAACGTGTCCGGGCCGGGCAAGGCGAAGGCCGCTTTCCATTGGACTATTCAATGA
- a CDS encoding SRPBCC domain-containing protein: MEVTEALRVPLDPAHVEDALGDLALLRASLDNCESFTRTPAGEYALTLIVPLGALRARYDVRAHAAGRTRQDHLQDDSQDEDDRAYARTLSFKERGEGVGSLRGQIAVALNRGGDGEDSASTWIEYTVWATVSGPLAGLPTRQIENALREGADDFFAEFCEVVRAKHGLPSLRAAGDHPRRHVFLRPGAMSAAFSRRAGATARAVHGAPGDAAPTGVLRHRLGGHPFAHRERHHEHDPHPFGLPGWAWAVMLALVALFAFFAERGSLH, encoded by the coding sequence ATGGAAGTCACCGAAGCGTTGCGCGTGCCGCTCGATCCGGCACATGTCGAGGACGCGCTCGGCGATCTCGCGTTGCTGCGCGCGAGTCTCGACAATTGCGAATCCTTCACGCGCACGCCGGCGGGCGAGTACGCGCTCACCTTGATCGTGCCGCTGGGCGCGCTGCGCGCCCGTTACGACGTGCGGGCACACGCGGCCGGGCGCACGCGGCAGGACCATTTGCAGGACGATTCCCAGGACGAAGACGACCGCGCCTACGCGCGCACGCTCAGCTTCAAGGAGCGCGGCGAGGGCGTCGGTTCGCTGCGCGGACAGATCGCGGTCGCGCTCAACCGCGGCGGCGACGGCGAAGACAGCGCGTCGACGTGGATCGAATACACCGTCTGGGCGACGGTTTCAGGACCGCTCGCGGGCCTGCCGACGCGCCAGATCGAGAACGCGTTGCGCGAGGGCGCCGACGACTTCTTCGCGGAATTCTGCGAAGTCGTGCGCGCGAAGCACGGGCTGCCGTCGCTGCGCGCGGCGGGCGACCATCCGCGCCGTCATGTTTTCCTCCGCCCCGGCGCGATGTCGGCGGCGTTCTCCCGGCGCGCGGGAGCGACTGCGCGCGCGGTTCACGGCGCACCCGGCGATGCCGCGCCCACCGGCGTGCTGCGGCATCGGCTGGGCGGGCATCCGTTCGCGCATCGAGAACGCCATCACGAGCACGATCCTCATCCGTTCGGCCTGCCCGGCTGGGCGTGGGCGGTCATGCTCGCGCTCGTCGCGCTGTTCGCGTTCTTCGCGGAGCGCGGAAGTCTGCACTGA
- a CDS encoding DegQ family serine endoprotease: MKAKILTRSAVAAAVAVALSAGYVAGHNNIPAPQVIAPAQAAMMPAEAAAKTGVPDFSGLVETYGPAVVNISAKHLVKQTSARRSQNQVPMDPDDPFYQFFKRFGGMPGFGGGDNGPGADRPSEGLGSGFIVSSDGYILTNAHVVDNANVVTVKLTDKREYRAKVIGSDKQSDVAVLKIDAKNLPTVKIGDPNGSKVGQWVVAIGSPYGFDNTVTSGIISAKSRALPNENYTPFIQTDVPVNPGNSGGPLFNLQGEVIGINSMIYSQTGGFQGLSFAIPINEAIKVKDALIKTGHVDRGRLGVTVQAMNQTLANSFGMKSPQGALVSSVEPGGPAAKAGLQPGDVITALNGVPVTDSTSLPSQVAGLSPGSSAKVQVWRDKGSKDLTVTVGALKDAKTASTDANGDQGGGSQDARLGVAVRPLTPDEKQQASLSRGLVVQQASGAAASAGIQPGDVILAVNGQPVTSVQQLKSMISHAGDSIALLIQRDDAQIFVPVDLG; encoded by the coding sequence ATGAAAGCGAAGATCCTCACCCGCAGCGCCGTCGCAGCCGCCGTCGCCGTTGCCTTGTCGGCGGGCTATGTCGCCGGTCACAACAACATTCCCGCGCCGCAGGTCATTGCCCCCGCGCAAGCCGCGATGATGCCGGCCGAAGCCGCCGCCAAAACGGGCGTGCCCGACTTTTCCGGGCTCGTCGAAACGTACGGGCCGGCTGTGGTGAACATCAGCGCGAAGCATCTCGTCAAGCAGACGTCCGCTCGCCGCAGCCAGAACCAGGTGCCGATGGACCCGGACGATCCGTTCTACCAGTTCTTCAAGCGCTTCGGCGGCATGCCGGGCTTCGGCGGCGGCGATAACGGCCCCGGCGCGGACCGTCCGAGCGAAGGGCTCGGTTCGGGCTTCATCGTGAGCAGCGACGGCTACATCTTGACGAACGCGCACGTCGTCGATAACGCGAACGTCGTCACCGTCAAGCTCACGGACAAGCGCGAGTATCGCGCGAAGGTGATCGGCTCGGACAAGCAGTCGGACGTCGCCGTGCTGAAGATCGACGCCAAGAACCTGCCGACGGTCAAGATCGGCGATCCGAACGGCAGCAAGGTCGGGCAGTGGGTCGTGGCGATCGGCTCGCCGTATGGGTTCGATAACACCGTGACCTCAGGCATCATCAGCGCGAAGTCGCGCGCCTTGCCGAACGAAAACTACACGCCGTTCATCCAGACCGACGTGCCGGTGAATCCCGGCAACTCGGGCGGACCGCTCTTCAATCTGCAAGGCGAAGTCATCGGCATCAATTCGATGATCTACTCGCAGACGGGCGGCTTCCAGGGCTTGTCGTTCGCCATCCCGATCAACGAAGCCATCAAGGTCAAAGACGCGCTCATCAAGACCGGTCACGTGGATCGCGGCCGCCTGGGCGTCACCGTTCAGGCGATGAACCAGACGCTCGCCAATTCCTTCGGCATGAAGTCGCCGCAGGGCGCGCTCGTGAGTTCGGTCGAGCCGGGCGGACCCGCAGCCAAGGCCGGCCTGCAGCCGGGCGACGTGATCACCGCGCTCAATGGCGTGCCGGTGACGGATTCGACGTCGCTGCCGTCGCAGGTTGCCGGCTTGTCGCCGGGCAGTTCCGCGAAGGTGCAGGTGTGGCGCGACAAGGGCTCGAAGGATCTCACCGTGACCGTCGGCGCGCTGAAGGACGCGAAAACCGCGAGCACCGATGCCAACGGCGATCAGGGCGGCGGGTCGCAGGATGCGCGTCTCGGCGTCGCGGTGCGGCCGCTCACGCCCGACGAGAAACAGCAGGCCTCGCTTTCGCGCGGGCTCGTCGTTCAGCAGGCGAGCGGCGCGGCGGCGAGCGCGGGCATCCAGCCCGGCGACGTGATCCTCGCGGTAAACGGCCAGCCGGTCACGAGCGTGCAGCAGCTCAAGTCGATGATCTCGCACGCCGGCGACAGCATCGCGCTTCTGATCCAGCGCGACGATGCGCAGATCTTCGTGCCGGTCGATCTCGGCTGA